In a genomic window of Sporosarcina trichiuri:
- a CDS encoding prepilin-type N-terminal cleavage/methylation domain-containing protein, with product MERKEEGMTLVEVLAALVLVALVSGIIWSVISIAAQFNLSETSTLRLQQEANLVIAELQQVHRHCDTYRLIISEEKVQVESCRDSDGQSLDEYNHIVSDAVRYRAGDSTGNKYVDRTYSPTKENLELPGFTVLDTVVRPGHEKAVTVPTTISRYRTKDRQKP from the coding sequence ATGGAGCGAAAGGAAGAAGGAATGACACTGGTCGAAGTGCTGGCCGCCCTCGTGCTGGTCGCGTTAGTGTCCGGCATTATCTGGTCAGTCATCTCCATAGCGGCACAGTTCAATCTATCGGAAACCTCCACTTTACGTCTGCAGCAGGAGGCCAATCTCGTCATCGCCGAACTCCAGCAAGTCCATCGTCACTGTGACACTTACCGTTTGATCATCTCGGAGGAAAAAGTCCAGGTCGAATCGTGCAGAGATTCGGATGGTCAAAGCCTTGATGAGTACAATCACATTGTCAGCGATGCGGTCAGGTATCGCGCCGGAGACAGTACAGGCAACAAGTATGTAGACCGGACCTACTCGCCCACGAAGGAAAACCTCGAACTGCCGGGGTTCACTGTGCTGGATACGGTGGTGCGGCCGGGTCATGAGAAGGCGGTCACGGTGCCGACGACAATTTCACGCTACCGGACAAAGGACAGACAGAAACCTTAA